One window of the Corallococcus exiguus genome contains the following:
- a CDS encoding thiazole synthase has translation MSGIADKPFTLAGVTFTSRLIVGTGKYPSHEVMKQCHEASGAELVTVAVRRLDLKATGEASLMNWIDRNKMRLLPNTALCYTADDAVRTCRLAEELGMSKWVKLEVLGDEKTLYPDVEETVKAARILVKEGFTVLPYTSDDPITARKLEDAGCAAVMPLAAPIGSGLGIRNPHNLRLIREVVKVPVIVDAGVGTASDAAIAMELGVDALLMNTAIAGAKDPVRMAVAMKKAVEAGRDAFLAGRIPRKAYGSASSPIEGLVE, from the coding sequence ATGAGCGGTATCGCGGACAAGCCTTTCACGCTGGCGGGGGTGACGTTCACCTCGCGGCTCATCGTCGGGACGGGGAAGTACCCCAGCCACGAGGTGATGAAGCAGTGCCACGAAGCGTCGGGCGCGGAGCTCGTCACGGTGGCGGTGCGGCGGTTGGACCTGAAGGCGACGGGCGAGGCGTCGCTGATGAACTGGATCGACCGCAACAAGATGCGCCTCTTGCCCAACACGGCGCTCTGCTACACGGCGGACGACGCGGTGCGCACGTGCCGGCTGGCGGAAGAGCTGGGCATGAGCAAGTGGGTGAAGCTGGAAGTGCTTGGCGACGAGAAGACGCTCTACCCGGACGTCGAGGAGACGGTGAAGGCCGCTCGCATCCTGGTGAAGGAAGGCTTCACGGTGCTGCCGTACACCAGCGACGACCCCATCACCGCGCGCAAGCTGGAGGACGCGGGCTGCGCGGCGGTGATGCCGCTGGCGGCGCCCATCGGTAGCGGGCTGGGCATCCGCAACCCGCACAACCTGCGGCTCATCCGCGAGGTGGTGAAGGTACCGGTCATCGTGGACGCGGGCGTGGGCACGGCGTCCGATGCGGCCATCGCGATGGAGCTGGGCGTGGACGCGCTGCTCATGAACACCGCCATCGCGGGCGCGAAGGATCCGGTGCGCATGGCCGTGGCCATGAAGAAGGCGGTGGAGGCCGGCCGCGACGCGTTCCTCGCGGGCCGCATCCCGCGCAAGGCGTACGGCTCCGCGTCCAGCCCCATCGAAGGGCTCGTGGAGTAG
- the thiS gene encoding sulfur carrier protein ThiS has product MNVWVNGEARTLPEGSTLSSLLALLELGSGPGVAVEVNAEVVRRARHPEHRLQDGDRVEIVTFVGGG; this is encoded by the coding sequence GTGAACGTGTGGGTCAACGGAGAAGCGCGGACGCTGCCAGAGGGCAGCACCCTTTCGTCCCTGCTGGCGCTGTTGGAGCTGGGCAGCGGCCCGGGGGTGGCAGTGGAGGTGAACGCGGAGGTGGTGCGCCGCGCCCGTCACCCCGAGCACCGGCTCCAGGACGGGGACCGGGTGGAGATCGTCACCTTCGTGGGTGGCGGGTGA
- a CDS encoding SPFH domain-containing protein codes for MIAVTAVAGLTMVTGCKKDDVQAQREDVAEARQEAAQETAEARQDENQEMASAQHDANEDIAEARQDANDKIASANEDVRDEEQDLAEAQANRNEDLAEGGSGMAGTTSAAAATTVNGRVIAKSGDTLTLVDSTNKELKIKTNDRTALMDNGSRAVKLDDIKEGSQVRASYVMDGKDMVARDVTLVAAVKKLDK; via the coding sequence ATGATTGCGGTTACGGCGGTCGCGGGTCTGACGATGGTCACCGGCTGCAAGAAGGATGACGTCCAGGCGCAGCGCGAGGATGTCGCCGAGGCCCGTCAGGAAGCGGCGCAGGAGACGGCGGAGGCGCGTCAGGACGAGAACCAGGAGATGGCGTCGGCGCAGCATGACGCCAACGAGGACATCGCGGAGGCCCGTCAGGACGCGAACGACAAGATCGCCAGCGCCAACGAGGACGTCCGCGACGAGGAGCAGGACCTGGCCGAGGCCCAGGCCAACCGGAATGAGGACCTGGCCGAGGGCGGCTCCGGCATGGCCGGCACCACCAGCGCCGCGGCGGCGACCACCGTCAACGGCCGCGTGATCGCCAAGTCCGGTGACACGCTGACGCTGGTGGACAGCACCAACAAGGAACTGAAGATCAAGACCAATGACCGGACCGCGCTGATGGACAATGGCAGCCGCGCGGTGAAGCTGGACGACATCAAGGAAGGCTCGCAGGTGCGCGCCTCCTACGTGATGGACGGCAAGGACATGGTCGCCCGCGACGTCACCCTGGTGGCGGCGGTGAAGAAGCTGGACAAGTAA